A single Triticum dicoccoides isolate Atlit2015 ecotype Zavitan chromosome 2A, WEW_v2.0, whole genome shotgun sequence DNA region contains:
- the LOC119353975 gene encoding protein BZR1 homolog 1, with protein sequence MTSGAARAAAAAEAEAGLGRTPTWKERENNKRRERRRRAIAAKIFTGLRALGNYKLPKHCDNNEVLKELCREAGWVVEDDGTTYRKGYKPPSSGPFGGVSSAGMSPCSSSQLLSAPSSSFPSPVPSYHASPASSSFPSPTRLDNPSPACLLPFLRGLPNLPPLRVSNSAPVTPPLSSPTASRPPKILKPDWEVDPFRHPFFALSAPASPTRGRRHEHPDTIPECDESDVSTVDSGRWISFQMATTAPTSPAYNLVNLGASSSNSMEMEGMAGERGRSGPEFEFDKGRVTPWEGERIHEVAAEELELTLGVGSK encoded by the exons ATGACGTCGGGGgcggcccgggcggcggcggcggcggaggcggaggccggGCTGGGGCGGACGCCCACGTGGAAGGAGCGGGAGAACAACAAGCGccgcgagcgccggcgccgggccATCGCCGCCAAGATCTTCACCggcctccgcgcgctcggcaactaCAAGCTGCCCAAGCACTGCGACAACAACGAGGTGCTCAAGGAGCTCTGCCGCGAGGCCGGCTGGGTCGTGGAGGACGACGGCACCACCTACCGCAAG GGATACAAGCCGCCGTCGTCCGGGCCGTTCGGTGGGGTCTCGTCGGCGGGCATGAGCCCCTGCTCGTCCTCGCAGCTGCTCAGCGCGCCCTCGTCGTCGTTCCCGAGCCCGGTGCCTTCCTACCACGCCAGCCCGGCGTCGTCGAGCTTCCCGAGCCCCACGCGCCTCGACAACCCGAGCCCCGCCTGCCTCCTCCCGTTCCTCCGTGGCCTCCCCAACCTGCCCCCGCTCCGGGTCTCCAACAGCGCGCCGGTGACGCCGCCGCTCTCTTCGCCGACGGCGTCGCGGCCGCCCAAGATCCTGAAGCCGGACTGGGAGgtggacccgttccggcacccgttCTTCGCCCTCTCCGCGCCGGCTAGCCCCACCCGTGGCCGCCGGCACGAGCACCCGGACACGATACCGGAGTGCGACGAGTCAGACGTCTCCACGGTGGACTCTGGCCGGTGGATCAGCTTCCAGATGGCCACCACGGCGCCGACCTCGCCCGCGTACAACCTCGTCAACCTAGGCGCCTCCAGCTCCAACTCCATGGAGATGGAGGGAATGGCGGGGGAGCGGGGCCGAAGCGGTCCGGAGTTCGAGTTCGACAAGGGGAGGGTGACGCCGTGGGAAGGGGAGAGGATCCACGAGGTCGCCGCCGAGGAGCTTGAGCTCACGCTCGGCGTCGGCTCGAAATGA